From Paenibacillus sp. FSL H8-0537:
CGCAGCAGCATCTCCGCAAAGCCGACAGGCTCTATCGTAATAACGATGCGCCCTGTACGGTCGCTCATCCCATGGTAAATAGCATTTTCGACGAGCGGCTGCAGCAGAAAACGCGGAACCGCAACCTGCAGCACCTCATCAGCAACGTTAAGCTGAAATTCGAATTCATAATCATAACGAATGCGCTGCAGCTCCATATAATTCGTCATCGCTTCTATCTCTTCATTAACGGTTACGATCAGGCTTTGCTTGCCCAAATTATAATGCAGCACCTTGACGAGCAGCGTGACCAGCTTATCAATTTCCTTCTGCCCATTCATCCGGGCCAGCCACTGCACGGTATTGAGCGTATTATGCAAAAAATGCGGATTGATTTGGCTCAGCAGCTTTTCAATTTCAAATTGCCCTTTTTGCTTTTCCTTGTAGGCGACCTCGGCAATCAAATCATTAACCGTCGTTTTCATATTTTGAAAATTATTAAGCACGAAGTCAAACTCCTCGACATTGGTAAAAGAAACCGGGCTTGTGCGGTTTTCCGCCATGCGCACAATTTCTACATTGACCTTGCGCAGCGGGCGATAAATTTGCTTCCAAATAAACAGCGCCAGCAGCAGCGCGAAGACGAGCGTGGAACAACCCAGTACAAGCATTTTGCTAAGCCAGGCATACATTTCGCTGTTGAAAGCTGATTTGCTGACAACGGCGATAAGCTGCCAGCCTTGGGCGCTCGGATAACGGAACAAATGATAATCCGCTACCTCCTTATGCAGCTCGGGAAACCCGGCATCTACCGCCTCCCGTACCTGCACCGGCATGCTTTCATCCTCCATATACGTCATGCTGCCCTGCTCATTGACAAGCACATGCGTAACCTTCATGCCGTAGGTCTGCTGCTGCAAAATGCTGCGAAATAAATTGTAATTAGTTTCCAAGTAAATATACAGCTTCTGCCCGCCGTCTACGCGAACGATCCGCTGCTCAGAAAACACCATATTGCTGCTGGAGCTGTACTGCGTTTGATGCGGCCCATAATAATCCGCGCCATTATAATGAATAAACAAGGGCAGCATGTTGCTGTCAAAGTTCGGGTTCATGGCCAAATTGGAAAACAGCACCGGATTTTCTTCTCCTGGCATAATGTAAGCGGTCAAGCCCAAATAGGGATTCGTAAAATTAAAGAGATTGATTTTCTGATCGATAGCGGTCATCATTTGTGATTTTCGAGAAATTTGCCGCTCCTGCAAAAAATCGGAAACCTCGTCTACAATTTGACCATCGAGCGCAAATTGCTTGGAGGCAAAATCAAGATTGTTGATAGCGTTTTCAAGATTAACCGCCTCTTGGCCCAGGCTGGCGCTAATTCCGCTTTGAA
This genomic window contains:
- a CDS encoding histidine kinase, coding for MSAQHPVLHNRFAARSLRRTLIFYVMLGCLLPLVLVGFLTYSSIYAIFSNKIQSGISASLGQEAVNLENAINNLDFASKQFALDGQIVDEVSDFLQERQISRKSQMMTAIDQKINLFNFTNPYLGLTAYIMPGEENPVLFSNLAMNPNFDSNMLPLFIHYNGADYYGPHQTQYSSSSNMVFSEQRIVRVDGGQKLYIYLETNYNLFRSILQQQTYGMKVTHVLVNEQGSMTYMEDESMPVQVREAVDAGFPELHKEVADYHLFRYPSAQGWQLIAVVSKSAFNSEMYAWLSKMLVLGCSTLVFALLLALFIWKQIYRPLRKVNVEIVRMAENRTSPVSFTNVEEFDFVLNNFQNMKTTVNDLIAEVAYKEKQKGQFEIEKLLSQINPHFLHNTLNTVQWLARMNGQKEIDKLVTLLVKVLHYNLGKQSLIVTVNEEIEAMTNYMELQRIRYDYEFEFQLNVADEVLQVAVPRFLLQPLVENAIYHGMSDRTGRIVITIEPVGFAEMLLRVEDNGSGIKPETIAKLLSGDDSKEKRGLGIGLSYVNRMLRQFYNGQMQFCIESELGQGTVVTIVIPRKAKEEFDD